From one Drosophila subpulchrella strain 33 F10 #4 breed RU33 chromosome 3L, RU_Dsub_v1.1 Primary Assembly, whole genome shotgun sequence genomic stretch:
- the LOC119554429 gene encoding histone deacetylase HDAC1: protein MQSHSKKRVCYYYDSDIGNYYYGQGHPMKPHRIRMTHNLLLNYGLYRKMEIYRPHKATADEMTKFHSDEYVRFLRSIRPDNMSEYNKQMQRFNVGEDCPVFDGLYEFCQLSAGGSVAAAVKLNKQASEICINWGGGLHHAKKSEASGFCYVNDIVLGILELLKYHQRVLYIDIDVHHGDGVEEAFYTTDRVMTVSFHKYGEYFPGTGDLRDIGAGKGKYYAVNIPLRDGMDDDAYESIFVPIISKVMETFQPAAVVLQCGADSLTGDRLGCFNLTVKGHGKCVEFVKKYNLPFLMVGGGGYTIRNVSRCWTYETSVALAVEIANELPYNDYFEYFGPDFKLHISPSNMTNQNTSEYLEKIKNRLFENLRMLPHAPGVQIQAIPEDAINDESDDEDKVDKDDRLPQSDKDKRIVPENEYSDSEDEGEGGRRDNRTYKGQRKRPRLDKDTNSNKASSETSSEIKDEKEKGDGADGEESTASNTNSTSNNNSNNKSDNDAGATANAGSGSGSGSGTGAKGAKENNI from the exons ATGCAGTCTCACAGCAAAAAACGCGTTTGTTACTACTACGACA GTGACATTGGCAACTACTACTATGGCCAGGGTCATCCCATGAAGCCCCACCGCATACGTATGACCCACAACCTGCTGCTCAACTATGGGCTATATCGCAAAATGGAGATTTAC CGTCCCCACAAAGCCACTGCCGATGAGATGACCAAGTTCCACTCGGACGAGTACGTCCGGTTCCTGCGATCCATTAGGCCAGACAACATGTCCGAGTACAACAAGCAGATGCAGCGCTTCAATGTGGGGGAAGATTGCCCCGTTTTCGACGGGCTCTACGAGTTTTGCCAACTCTCCGCCGGAGGATCCGTGGCTGCAGCCGTAAAACTGAACAAACAGGCCTCGGAGATCTGCATCAACTGGGGCGGTGGCCTGCATCATGCCAAGAAATCGGAGGCCTCCGGCTTTTGCTACGTCAACGACATTGTCCTTGGAATCCTCGAGCTGCTTAAGTACCACCAGCGTGTTCTCTACATAGATATAGACGTCCATCACGGCGATGGCGTGGAGGAGGCGTTCTATACCACCGATCGTGTGATGACCGTGAGCTTCCACAAGTACGGAGAGTACTTCCCAGGCACTGGCGATCTGCGAGACATTGGCGCCGGCAAGGGAAAGTACTATGCGGTGAATATACCCCTGCGTGATGGCATGGATGACGATGCGTACGAGAGCATATTTGTGCCCATTATCAGCAAGGTGATGGAAACATTCCAACCGGCAGCGGTGGTGCTGCAATGTGGCGCCGATTCACTGACTGGAGATCGATTAGGTTGCTTCAATCTCACGGTCAAGGGTCACGGCAAGTGCGTGGAGTTCGTGAAGAAGTATAACCTGCCATTCCTGATGGTCGGCGGTGGTGGTTATACCATTCGTAACGTTTCCCGCTGCTGGACCTACGAGACCTCTGTGGCCCTGGCCGTGGAAATCGCCAACGAACTGCCCTACAACGACTACTTCGAGTACTTTGGTCCCGACTTCAAGCTGCACATTAGTCCCAGTAATATGACAAATCAGAATACGTCCGAGTACCTGGAGAAGATCAAGAACAGGCTGTTTGAGAACCTGCGCATGCTGCCTCATGCCCCGGGCGTTCAGATCCAGGCGATTCCCGAGGACGCCATCAACGATGAGTCCGACGATGAGGACAAGGTCGACAAGGACGATCGCCTGCCGCAAAGCGACAAGGACAAGCGCATAGTTCCCGAGAACGAGTATTCCGATTCGGAGGATGAGGGCGAGGGCGGTCGAAGGGATAACCGAACGTACAAGGGTCAGCGGAAGCGACCGCGTCTGGACAAGGACACCAACAGCAACAAGGCCTCGTCTGAGACGTCTAGCGAGATCAAGGACGAAAAGGAGAAGg GTGACGGAGCTGATGGCGAGGAATCGACGGCGTCCAATACGAAcagcaccagcaacaacaacagtaaCAACAAGAGCGATAATGACGCCGGAGCGACGGCAAATGCCGGATCCGGGTCTGGATCAGGTTCCGGTACCGGGGCCAAGGGCGCCAAGGAGAACAACATATGA